Proteins encoded together in one Streptomyces umbrinus window:
- a CDS encoding MarR family winged helix-turn-helix transcriptional regulator: MPEHETPAGAMDDVDAVTHAVLTASRLLVAVSARSLAEVEERVTLPQVRMLMVLATRGATKLVTLADLLQVAPSTAMRMIDRLIAAGLADRRTNPTNRRETLLQLTEEGRHAVANVTARRRAEISAIVERLTPKQREALVDALTAFNEAGGEPLAPALDDAEPYPLGWVDVPATHDA; encoded by the coding sequence ATGCCGGAGCACGAGACCCCCGCCGGGGCCATGGACGATGTCGACGCGGTGACCCATGCGGTACTGACCGCCTCCCGCCTTCTCGTCGCGGTCTCGGCGCGCTCGCTCGCCGAGGTCGAGGAGCGCGTGACGCTGCCGCAGGTCCGGATGCTGATGGTGCTCGCCACGCGCGGCGCCACCAAACTGGTCACGCTCGCCGATCTGCTCCAGGTCGCGCCCTCCACCGCCATGCGCATGATCGACCGGCTCATCGCCGCCGGGCTGGCCGACCGCCGGACCAACCCCACCAACCGCCGCGAGACCCTGCTGCAGCTCACGGAGGAGGGGCGGCACGCGGTCGCCAACGTGACCGCCCGCCGGCGCGCCGAGATCTCCGCGATCGTCGAACGGCTCACCCCGAAACAGCGTGAGGCACTGGTCGACGCGCTGACGGCGTTCAACGAGGCGGGCGGCGAGCCTCTGGCCCCGGCGCTGGACGACGCGGAGCCGTACCCCCTGGGCTGGGTGGACGTGCCGGCGACGCACGACGCCTGA
- a CDS encoding DUF4142 domain-containing protein: protein MRVTQRTAGTVFVIGGLAVTLTALAYPALVGVEKTTTDQARIIANTRYGPLTEADRDFVIKVRAAGLWEHPLGLMAMERGTTPEMKEAGEHLVAGHSGLDEMCRNIAPELGITLPNQASPQQQQFVATVDGSTGKQFDTTAVNIMRVTHGQIFPTIAKIRASTQNSMIRQLADLANDTVLDHITVLEKTDLVNYDQVNFQQTTPPKLPKDEMTPPAPQPGSPVLVLNRPPGLDVNTSSPTPAPSPSAG from the coding sequence ATGCGCGTAACGCAACGCACGGCAGGAACCGTATTCGTGATCGGTGGGCTGGCCGTGACGCTCACCGCGCTGGCCTACCCCGCCCTCGTCGGGGTAGAGAAGACGACGACCGACCAGGCACGGATCATCGCCAACACCCGGTACGGGCCGTTGACGGAGGCGGACCGGGACTTCGTCATCAAGGTTCGGGCGGCGGGGCTGTGGGAGCACCCGTTGGGGCTGATGGCCATGGAGCGGGGGACGACCCCGGAGATGAAGGAGGCCGGGGAGCATCTGGTCGCGGGGCACTCCGGGCTCGACGAGATGTGCCGGAACATCGCTCCCGAGCTGGGCATCACCCTGCCCAACCAGGCCAGCCCGCAACAGCAGCAGTTCGTGGCGACCGTGGACGGAAGTACCGGCAAGCAGTTCGACACGACCGCGGTGAACATCATGCGGGTGACGCACGGGCAGATCTTCCCGACCATCGCCAAGATCCGGGCCAGTACCCAGAACAGCATGATCCGGCAGCTCGCCGACCTGGCCAACGACACCGTCCTCGACCACATCACCGTGCTGGAGAAGACCGACCTCGTCAACTACGACCAGGTCAACTTCCAGCAGACCACCCCGCCGAAGCTCCCCAAGGACGAGATGACGCCGCCCGCACCGCAGCCCGGCTCGCCCGTTCTCGTACTCAACAGGCCCCCGGGGCTGGATGTGAACACGAGTTCCCCGACGCCCGCTCCCAGCCCCAGCGCCGGGTGA
- a CDS encoding transposase, which produces MGAPTPVRRRQLSEGRQQHHLICDGRLTTLKVDTAAANVNDVTQILALVDGIPPVVGRSGRPCRRPDSLLGDKAYDSKPNREELRKRRILPVISRKDALNIKGLGKLRYVVEQTFMLIPGSSVWLSAGYAVPNSTTRSSPSPAGSSAGDDSRRPAHDPVTNSYGSIERR; this is translated from the coding sequence ATGGGGGCACCGACACCGGTCCGTCGCCGTCAACTGTCGGAAGGCAGGCAGCAACACCACCTGATCTGCGACGGACGGCTCACCACGCTCAAAGTCGACACCGCCGCCGCCAACGTCAATGACGTCACGCAGATCCTCGCCCTCGTCGACGGCATCCCACCTGTCGTGGGACGGTCCGGCCGACCGTGCCGCCGACCCGACTCGCTTCTCGGCGACAAGGCCTACGACTCCAAACCCAACCGCGAAGAGCTCCGCAAACGCCGGATCCTGCCCGTCATCTCCCGCAAGGATGCCCTCAACATCAAAGGCCTGGGGAAGCTCCGCTATGTCGTCGAGCAGACATTCATGTTAATCCCCGGTTCAAGCGTCTGGCTGTCCGCTGGGTACGCCGTACCGAATTCCACGACGCGTTCGTCTCCCTCGCCTGCGGGCTCATCTGCTGGAGACGACTCAAGAAGGCCCGCTCATGATCCCGTTACGAACTCTTACGGGTCGATCGAGCGAAGATGA